From the Oncorhynchus nerka isolate Pitt River linkage group LG20, Oner_Uvic_2.0, whole genome shotgun sequence genome, one window contains:
- the LOC115102285 gene encoding twist-related protein 2-like produces the protein MREDPSSCGEYPEGGVVSSEEEPDCAPIKYPVVLVTPGAGGRKSVTRKDNISSPTEDNKSTTGGPPSLIPSGPKRPKKSPQPSLSPLPIPGQPLEDPQHQRVIANVRERQRTQSLNDAFASLRKIIPTLPSDKLSKIQILKLASRYIDFLYQVLQSDEMDAKLASCNYLAHERLSYAFSVWRMEGAWSMSATH, from the coding sequence ATGAGAGAGGATCCGTCAAGCTGTGGTGAATACCCTGAGGGAGGGGTGGTGTCCAGCGAGGAGGAGCCAGACTGTGCTCCAATCAAATACCCTGTGGTGCTGGTAACACCAGGGGCCGGCGGGCGCAAGAGTGTCACCAGGAAAGATAACATTTCATCGCCAACAGAGGACAACAAGTCAACGACAGGAGGGCCTCCCAGTCTGATCCCATCAGGACCCAAGAGGCCTAAGAAGAGTCCCcagccctccctgtctcctctccccatcccaggCCAGCCCCTGGAGGACCCTCAGCACCAACGGGTGATCGCCAATGTACGGGAGCGCCAAAGGACGCAGTCCCTGAACGACGCCTTTGCCTCGCTGCGTAAGATCATCCCCACGCTCCCCTCAGACAAGCTGAGCAAGATCCAGATCCTAAAGCTGGCCTCGCGTTACATTGACTTCCTCTACCAGGTCCTGCAGAGCGACGAGATGGATGCCAAGCTGGCCAGCTGTAACTACCTAGCCCACGAGAGACTCAGCTATGCATTCTCGGtgtggaggatggagggggcCTGGTCCATGTCCGCTACCCACTAG
- the LOC115101654 gene encoding E3 ubiquitin/ISG15 ligase TRIM25-like, translating to MPLSKPEKLLEHELSCPICLQLYTDPVYLPCGHNYCLVCIQKATDVSGGEKSLPQCPECREEYGGTETLQRNFKLCGIIEGYRAVAPADHVKREPLKVRCDHCLDLETLAIKTCLKCEVSLCARHLQHHTERESFRTHDLVEPQTELGQRGCAIHGRLLEYFCASDMTSLCANCFIEGTHQNHDVLTFEAAEEEMRRALEIQSKAVANRLQLTETLLQRAAEDQGTSEAVGDKLLSKSVDLMDSMAGLVSRYKDRMSLLLEKERGHQRESWQSGLGLLEEQQQQLIEAHQRTTEALTETEKCLFINRFLLIEPQLREVVTGTVARVPNKVPLNPKRLQASLRMEDFRAEMARLLQSLHVLLNPLELTFNLSTAHTSLLLSNDLQTVKYSGTKQAYADNPERFSTAPQVLCSQGFTSGEHIWVVEVGDQSMWSVGLCYKSMPRRGDHSRLGHNPASWRLQWKNKKLTACHASSNVALAEMANQPLRVEVALDYEGGTLIFHSTKDRREHLHTFRAVFREAVYPAFSILSTKEQSWITLQSGV from the coding sequence ATGCCTCTGTCTAAACCAGAGAAGCTGTTAGAACATGAGCTCAGCTGCCCTATCTGCCTGCAGCTCTACACGGATCCTGTGTATCTGCCCTGTGGCCATAACTACTGCCTGGTCTGCATTCAGAAGGCTACAGATGTCAGCGGTGGAGAGAAGAGCCTGCCTCAATGCCCCGAGTGCAGAGAAGAGTACGGCGGTACAGAGACACTGCAAAGGAACTTCAAGCTCTGCGGCATCATAGAAGGCTACAGGGCCGTTGCGCCAGCAGACCACGTGAAGAGAGAGCCGCTGAAGGTGCGCTGTGACCACTGCCTGGACTTAGAGACACTGGCCATCAAGACCTGCCTAAAGTGTGAGGTGTCCCTGTGTGCCAGGCACCTGCAGCACCACACTGAGAGGGAGTCCTTCAGGACCCATGACTTGGTGGAGCCCCAGACTGAGCTGGGCCAGAGAGGTTGTGCCATCCACGGACGCCTGCTGGAGTACTTCTGCGCCAGCGACATGACCTCTCTCTGCGCCAACTGCTTCATTGAGGGCACCCACCAGAATCATGATGTCCTGACGTTCGAGGCAGCCGAGGAGGAAATGAGGCGGGCCCTGGAGATTCAGAGCAAGGCGGTGGCCAACAGGCTGCAGCTGACCGAGACCCTGCTACAGAGGGCTGCTGAGGACCAGGGCACATCTGAGGCTGTGGGAGACAAGCTGCTGTCCAAGTCTGTGGATTTGATGGACAGCATGGCCGGGCTGGTGAGCAGGTACAAGGACAGGATGAGCCTGCTGCTGGAAAAGGAGAGAGGCCATCAGAGGGAGAGCTGGCAGAGTGGCCTGGGGCTCCTAgaagaacagcagcagcagctgattGAGGCCCACCAGCGCACCACTGAGGccctcacagagacagagaagtgtCTGTTCATCAACAGGTTCCTGCTAATTGAGCCCCAGCTCAGGGAGGTTGTGACGGGTACCGTGGCCAGAGTGCCCAACAAGGTCCCTCTGAACCCCAAGCGGCTCCAGGCCAGCCTGAGGATGGAGGACTTCAGGGCAGAGATGGCTCGGCTCCTCCAGTCTCTCCACGTCCTGCTAAACCCTCTGGAGTTGACCTTTAACCTCAGCACAGCCCACACCAGCCTGCTGCTCTCCAACGACCTGCAGACAGTCAAATACAGTGGTACCAAGCAGGCCTACGCTGATAACCCAGAGAGGTTCAGTACCGCACCCCAGGTCCTGTGCTCCCAGGGCTTCACCAGTGGGGAGCACATCTGGGTGGTGGAGGTGGGCGACCAGAGCATGTGGTCAGTGGGCTTGTGCTACAAGAGCATGCCCAGGAGGGGTGACCACAGCCGGCTGGGGCATAACCCGGCCTCCTGGCGTTTGCAGTGGAAGAACAAGAAGCTGACGGCGTGCCATGCCTCCTCAAACGTGGCGCTGGCGGAGATGGCCAATCAGCCACTGAgggtggaggtggctctggactATGAGGGGGGAACACTGATCTTCCACAGCACCAAGGACCGTCGGGAACATCTGCACACGTTCAGGGCTGTGTTCAGAGAGGCAGTGTACCCTGCGTTCAGCATCCTCTCCACCAAAGAACAGTCCTGGATCACGCTACAGAGTGGAGTGTAA